Proteins found in one Lysinibacillus fusiformis genomic segment:
- a CDS encoding beta-propeller fold lactonase family protein, which produces MGKEQKHLKKFKFKSNPNCHCRCCCPCCRCNCKPPFLPIPPSCHYLVYVTDAGQLATPDNRVSVIDTATNTIVATIPVGTAPLEVAITPNGAFGYVPALFSDNVTVFSTATNLPIATIPVGINPLGVAISPNGTLAYVSNHGSSTVSVINTATNTVTATIPVGLQPQGIAFTPNGAFAYVANENSNSVSVINTATNTVIATIPVGIRPRSIVFTPSGQFAYVTNENSGSVSVINATTNTVVNTIPVGAGPVGTAITPNGTLVYIVNKGNNTVSVISTATNTVIATIPVGSSPDQVTILPNGTLAYVTNQTDNTVSVIDIATNMVIATIPGFNGPTGIKTGTICL; this is translated from the coding sequence GTGGGGAAAGAACAGAAACATTTAAAAAAATTCAAGTTCAAATCAAATCCAAATTGTCATTGTCGCTGCTGTTGTCCTTGTTGTCGTTGTAATTGTAAGCCCCCATTTTTACCCATACCACCAAGCTGTCATTATCTCGTCTATGTGACAGATGCTGGGCAGCTCGCAACGCCTGATAATAGAGTATCTGTGATCGATACCGCAACAAACACAATCGTCGCTACCATTCCAGTAGGAACTGCTCCGCTAGAAGTAGCGATTACACCAAATGGCGCTTTTGGTTATGTTCCAGCGCTCTTCTCGGATAATGTAACGGTTTTTAGCACGGCCACAAACTTGCCAATTGCTACCATCCCTGTAGGCATTAACCCCCTTGGTGTCGCCATTTCACCAAATGGGACGCTTGCTTATGTATCCAATCACGGATCGAGCACTGTATCTGTCATCAACACAGCTACCAATACCGTAACCGCTACGATTCCAGTAGGGCTTCAACCTCAAGGTATTGCCTTTACGCCGAACGGTGCGTTTGCTTATGTTGCAAACGAGAATTCAAATTCAGTATCTGTTATCAATACTGCAACCAATACGGTGATTGCGACAATCCCTGTAGGAATTCGTCCTAGATCCATTGTTTTCACGCCAAGCGGACAATTTGCTTACGTGACAAACGAAAATAGCGGCTCAGTATCGGTCATTAATGCCACTACAAATACGGTAGTGAATACTATCCCTGTCGGAGCAGGCCCAGTAGGAACAGCTATTACACCTAATGGAACACTTGTTTACATTGTGAATAAAGGTAATAATACGGTATCTGTTATCAGTACAGCCACCAATACAGTGATTGCGACAATTCCAGTAGGATCATCTCCAGACCAAGTAACCATCCTGCCAAATGGAACACTCGCCTATGTAACAAATCAAACAGATAATACGGTGTCTGTCATCGACATAGCAACAAACATGGTAATTGCCACAATCCCAGGATTTAACGGCCCTACTGGTATCAAAACCGGAACCATCTGCCTATAA
- a CDS encoding helix-turn-helix domain-containing protein: MLTYELLDARLLADEGTICPVMLTGPFPMIIIPTQPITIRAEKRSCRIGKGQFVLLLHPEQDFHMVPSEGEAFAPVYCLSFNSYRLAKREQDTLIYVADTAHLPGHGQVMEFPRYAEGLLKNLMAQFQQTQKVSATPKLHLLLHELLDTIFERKRIDISFVTHDQAIQQAVTYIKQHFAAPLTRSFMANMTGFNESYFSSLFKKETGWSFAEYVNQIRIDQAKRMLLGTNDKLQDIALKTGFADGSYLGKTFTKYVHLSASSFRKRRHTNRIVSIQFLGALLALNIQPLATTRELLQSSHLLHKHLPNIVEIESFDQMEVLRQLAPELIVAPTYLYNYPDILKALEQIAPVLTLPWGQLDKLEEVQLLGTLLGRTQEAEDWMTRLQQSAQEARTIIKPFLEPGMTAGIYELGHDNLWLIPYLSVRSAYTLYQLLGLSAPQRIQQEVLQTGKHLKVEEQDVPLYAASHMFLIVPADDTESFREKLMQRSVWQRLVYEQGCQLHLLKLNDFWFDDGLSLELQLDVMVKLLTNQS, from the coding sequence ATGCTAACCTATGAGCTTTTGGATGCAAGGCTACTAGCCGATGAGGGAACGATTTGTCCTGTTATGCTGACAGGGCCGTTTCCTATGATTATCATTCCTACACAACCGATTACCATTCGAGCAGAGAAGCGTAGTTGTCGAATAGGGAAAGGGCAATTTGTCTTGCTTCTGCATCCAGAACAGGACTTTCATATGGTCCCAAGTGAGGGAGAAGCATTTGCTCCTGTTTACTGTCTATCCTTTAACAGTTATCGATTGGCTAAACGGGAACAAGACACGCTAATTTATGTGGCTGATACAGCACATTTGCCAGGGCATGGACAGGTTATGGAATTTCCTCGATATGCGGAAGGACTGCTGAAAAATTTGATGGCGCAGTTTCAGCAGACACAAAAGGTAAGTGCTACTCCTAAGCTCCATTTGCTCCTGCATGAGTTACTCGATACGATTTTTGAAAGAAAGCGTATCGATATCAGTTTCGTGACACATGATCAAGCCATTCAGCAGGCCGTTACCTATATTAAACAGCATTTTGCAGCACCACTAACACGCTCTTTTATGGCCAATATGACTGGTTTTAACGAAAGCTATTTCTCCTCATTGTTTAAGAAGGAAACAGGGTGGAGCTTTGCTGAGTACGTCAATCAAATTCGGATTGATCAGGCAAAGCGTATGCTACTCGGCACAAATGACAAATTGCAGGATATTGCATTGAAAACAGGATTCGCAGATGGCTCGTATTTGGGGAAAACATTCACCAAGTATGTTCACCTTTCAGCTAGTAGTTTTCGCAAAAGGAGACATACAAACCGTATCGTCAGTATTCAATTTCTTGGAGCATTACTGGCTCTAAATATTCAACCCCTTGCGACTACACGGGAGCTGCTTCAATCATCCCACCTATTGCACAAGCATTTGCCGAATATTGTGGAGATAGAATCCTTTGATCAAATGGAAGTGTTGCGACAACTAGCCCCAGAGCTAATCGTAGCTCCCACTTATTTATATAATTACCCTGATATACTGAAAGCTCTCGAACAAATCGCTCCTGTTTTGACTCTTCCTTGGGGGCAGCTAGACAAGCTTGAGGAAGTGCAATTGCTTGGTACACTGCTTGGGCGAACACAGGAGGCTGAGGATTGGATGACGAGGTTGCAGCAATCAGCTCAGGAAGCGAGAACAATCATCAAACCATTTTTAGAGCCCGGGATGACAGCAGGAATCTATGAATTAGGGCACGATAATTTATGGCTGATTCCTTATCTATCCGTTCGCTCCGCCTATACTTTATATCAGCTTTTAGGACTCAGTGCGCCTCAGCGTATTCAGCAGGAGGTACTGCAAACAGGTAAACATCTGAAAGTCGAAGAACAGGACGTACCATTGTACGCGGCAAGTCATATGTTTTTAATTGTGCCGGCTGATGATACGGAATCTTTCCGTGAA